Proteins encoded in a region of the Scomber scombrus chromosome 16, fScoSco1.1, whole genome shotgun sequence genome:
- the LOC133996140 gene encoding regulation of nuclear pre-mRNA domain-containing protein 1A-like isoform X2, whose product MSKSLTVKPLSDVCVCVCVCVCVCVCVCVCVCVCVCVCVCVCVCVCVCACACVCVYVYIWIYAAQVSRKLTFLYLANDVIQNSKRKGPEFTQDFAPIIVDAFKHVYREGEEGCKKQLGRVLSIWQERTVYENNLLDQLSQVLYGEKKAKKRSYEDTQPEDEDFASQSSPAEPPQTAELIRALQELENAASGDSVLRQRISSLPAEVQDTSLLHRITDKESGERLSRLVEEACMLLADYSGRLAAEIDDRRQLTRTLTVFLQSQKDGLAQNEQKLEEYKHKLAKVTQVRKELRSRLNNLPGGRYNSSN is encoded by the exons gtgtgtgtgtgtgtgtgtgtgtgtgtgtgtgtgtgtgtgtgtgtgtgtgtgtgtgtgtgtgtgtgtgtgtgtgtgtgtgtgtgtgtatgcgcgtgtgcgtgtgtgtgtgtgtatgtgtacatttgGATATATGCAGCTCAGGTGTCACGGAAGCTGACCTTCCTTTATTTGGCCAATGACGTCATTCAGAACAGCAAGAGGAAAGGACCAGAGTTCACCCAGGACTTTGCACCGATCATCGTTGATGCATTCAAACATGTGTACAG AGAGGGCGAGGAGGGCTGTAAGAAACAGTTGGGTCGGGTTTTGTCCATCTGGCAGGAGAGAACCGTGTACGAGAACAACCTGTTGGACCAGCTCTCACAAGTCCTTT atggagaaaaaaaggctaaGAAGAGGTCATATGAGGATACCCAACCAGAGGATGAGGACTTTGCCTCTCAGAGCTCCCCAGCTGAGCCCCCACAG ACAGCAGAGTTAATCCGAGCTCTGCAAGAGCTTGAGAATGCAGCCTCTGGCGATTCAGTGCTGCGTCAGCGcatctcctcccttcctgctgAGGTACAGGACACATCACTGCTTCACAGGATCACAG ATAAGGAGTCAGGGGAGCGGCTTTCCCGGCTGGTGGAGGAGGCCTGCATGCTGCTTGCAGACTACAGTGGCCGCTTGGCGGCAGAGATAGATGATAGGAGGCAGCTCACGCGCACACTAACGGTCTTCCTGCAAAGCCAGAAGGATGGCTTGGCCCAGAACGAGCAGAAACTTGAA GAGTACAAACACAAACTGGCGAAAGTGACCCAGGTCCGGAAGGAGCTGCGTTCCCGTTTGAACAATCTTCCAGGAGGACGATACAACTCATCAAACTGA
- the LOC133996140 gene encoding regulation of nuclear pre-mRNA domain-containing protein 1A-like isoform X1 yields MSKSLTVKPLSDVCVCVCVCVCVCVCVCVCVCVCVCVCVCVCVCVCVCACACVCVYVYIWIYAAQVSRKLTFLYLANDVIQNSKRKGPEFTQDFAPIIVDAFKHVYREGEEGCKKQLGRVLSIWQERTVYENNLLDQLSQVLYGEKKAKKRSYEDTQPEDEDFASQSSPAEPPQTAELIRALQELENAASGDSVLRQRISSLPAEVQDTSLLHRITDKESGERLSRLVEEACMLLADYSGRLAAEIDDRRQLTRTLTVFLQSQKDGLAQNEQKLEVRESLFFFPLSFVYLCALFPSPLCHHYSFWVCVYLLRNCMLTL; encoded by the exons gtgtgtgtgtgtgtgtgtgtgtgtgtgtgtgtgtgtgtgtgtgtgtgtgtgtgtgtgtgtgtgtgtgtgtgtgtgtgtgtgtgtgtatgcgcgtgtgcgtgtgtgtgtgtgtatgtgtacatttgGATATATGCAGCTCAGGTGTCACGGAAGCTGACCTTCCTTTATTTGGCCAATGACGTCATTCAGAACAGCAAGAGGAAAGGACCAGAGTTCACCCAGGACTTTGCACCGATCATCGTTGATGCATTCAAACATGTGTACAG AGAGGGCGAGGAGGGCTGTAAGAAACAGTTGGGTCGGGTTTTGTCCATCTGGCAGGAGAGAACCGTGTACGAGAACAACCTGTTGGACCAGCTCTCACAAGTCCTTT atggagaaaaaaaggctaaGAAGAGGTCATATGAGGATACCCAACCAGAGGATGAGGACTTTGCCTCTCAGAGCTCCCCAGCTGAGCCCCCACAG ACAGCAGAGTTAATCCGAGCTCTGCAAGAGCTTGAGAATGCAGCCTCTGGCGATTCAGTGCTGCGTCAGCGcatctcctcccttcctgctgAGGTACAGGACACATCACTGCTTCACAGGATCACAG ATAAGGAGTCAGGGGAGCGGCTTTCCCGGCTGGTGGAGGAGGCCTGCATGCTGCTTGCAGACTACAGTGGCCGCTTGGCGGCAGAGATAGATGATAGGAGGCAGCTCACGCGCACACTAACGGTCTTCCTGCAAAGCCAGAAGGATGGCTTGGCCCAGAACGAGCAGAAACTTGAAGTGCGTGAatcacttttcttctttccattatcatttgtgtatctgtgtgcctTGTTCCCCTCACCTTTGTGTCATCATTATTCATTCTgggtgtgtgtctatctgtTACGTAACTGCATGCTCACACTTTGA